In bacterium, a single window of DNA contains:
- the hisG gene encoding ATP phosphoribosyltransferase: protein MTRARDPRGADLVTIAVPSGRLLDDTMQTLEAAGYVDGDAWRTSRRLIVPGTTPAIRCLIAKPVDLLTYVEHGAADLGVAGKDVLLEQGRDVYELVDLGFGACRGVLAFPEPLAGTWERLVPLRIATKYPRITERHFGSRGRPVEIIPMNGTVELAPQVGLADGIMDLVMSGRTLRENGLVEVAELFPSTARLVVNRVSLRSRAGAVASVIDGLRAAVARPASPAEGLTPPGVDGGTPWT from the coding sequence ATGACGCGCGCGCGCGACCCACGCGGCGCGGACCTCGTGACGATCGCGGTGCCGTCCGGCCGCCTGCTCGACGACACGATGCAGACGCTCGAGGCGGCCGGATACGTCGACGGCGACGCCTGGCGCACGAGCCGCCGCCTCATCGTGCCCGGCACGACCCCGGCGATCCGGTGCCTGATCGCCAAGCCCGTCGATCTGCTCACCTATGTCGAGCACGGCGCGGCCGACCTCGGCGTGGCCGGCAAGGATGTGCTGCTCGAGCAGGGCCGCGACGTCTACGAATTGGTCGACCTCGGCTTCGGCGCGTGCCGCGGCGTGCTGGCGTTTCCCGAGCCGCTCGCCGGGACCTGGGAGCGCCTCGTGCCGCTCCGGATCGCCACGAAGTATCCCCGGATCACCGAACGGCACTTCGGGAGCCGGGGCCGGCCGGTCGAGATCATTCCGATGAACGGGACCGTGGAATTGGCGCCGCAGGTCGGCCTGGCCGACGGCATCATGGATCTCGTGATGAGCGGACGCACGCTGCGCGAGAACGGCCTCGTCGAAGTGGCCGAGCTCTTCCCGTCGACGGCGCGCCTCGTGGTCAACCGCGTCAGCCTGCGCAGCCGCGCCGGCGCCGTCGCGTCGGTGATCGACGGCCTGCGCGCCGCAGTGGCCCGGCCGGCGTCCCCCGCCGAGGGACTCACGCCGCCCGGCGTAGACGGAGGGACCCCGTGGACGTGA